From Mya arenaria isolate MELC-2E11 chromosome 12, ASM2691426v1, the proteins below share one genomic window:
- the LOC128211704 gene encoding uncharacterized protein LOC128211704: MIPIQDMNIMFIMFRKGGRLSRNVKFMYKGRELDIVDRFTYLGIVFTPGGSFSKTFDALSGQALKAVFRLKSCISKYPCISIKHRLDLFDKLIYPVLSYGSEIWGLSNSLQIERIHLRFCKELLGVRLQTQKNFVYGELGRTSLLCKRSINVIRYWLKIVTMDTVKYVKLMYDKLCMHLKENPHFKSWAYNVRQLLQALGFNDVWLSQGVGDINLFLNMFKRRATDNYIQIWQSELRESSRARNYVHVSFFELQPYLCNVNITKYRYALSRLRMSSHMLSIETGRWHKPTATPYNERTCLFCNTLEDEYHFLLECQLYAELREMYIKPYYFKRRNMFKLIELMTSQKAVVNRNLAMYVHKAFELRKTFHMYYE; this comes from the coding sequence ATGATTCCGATTCAGGACATGAACATCATGTTTATCATGTTTAGAAAAGGAGGAAGATTAAGtagaaatgtaaaatttatgtaTAAGGGTAGAGAATTAGACATAGTGGATAGATTTACTTACCTTGGTATAGTTTTCACACCTGGAGGTTCTTTTTCAAAAACCTTTGATGCTTTGTCAGGACAAGCACTTAAGGCGGTTTTCAGGCTTAAAAGTTGTATATCTAAATATCCTTGCATTTCAATCAAGCATAGATTGGATCTTTTCGATAAACTTATTTATCCAGTCTTGAGTTACGGATCGGAAATATGGGGTCTTAGTAACAGTCTTCAAATTGAACGAATACACTTACgtttttgtaaagaattgtTAGGAGTGCGATTACAGACCCAAAAAAATTTTGTTTATGGTGAACTTGGGAGAACCTCATTATTATGTAAAAGGTCGATTAATGTCATAAGATATTGGTTAAAGATTGTAACAATGGACactgtaaaatatgttaaacttaTGTATGATAAACTTTGTATGCACTTAAAGGAAAATCCACATTTCAAGTCCTGGGCTTACAATGTAAGACAGTTGTTACAAGCATTAGGTTTTAATGATGTATGGCTTAGTCAAGGTGTTGGTGACATaaatttgtttctaaatatgtttaaaagaaggGCTActgataattatatacaaatttggCAGTCTGAGCTCAGAGAGTCTAGTAGAGCTCGAAATTACGTGCATGTGTCGTTTTTTGAATTACAACCCTATTtgtgtaatgtaaatataacaaaatatagataTGCATTGTCTAGGTTAAGAATGTCAAGTCATATGTTGAGCATCGAAACAGGTAGATGGCATAAACCAACAGCAACACCTTATAATGAAAGAACATGCTTATTTTGTAACACTCTTGAAGACGAATACCACTTTTTACTTGAATGTCAATTGTATGCTGAACTACGAGAAATGTATATCAAACCATATTACTTTAAAAGACGGAATATGTTTAAGTTAATTGAGTTGATGACCTCTCAGAAAGCTGTTGTGAATAGAAATTTAGCGATGTATGTGCATAAAGCGTTTGAATTACGAAAGACGTTTCATATGTATTATGAGTAA